The Cyclobacteriaceae bacterium genome includes a region encoding these proteins:
- a CDS encoding ribose-phosphate diphosphokinase encodes MENIVKLYATSTAGKLGEAIAKQLGYPLHTTQVEKFSDGELFVKFNESIRGNVIFLIGKVNMPYEHFFELLMTIDAARRSSAKEVILVIPYLPHSRQERRDGQRTAISSRMVADMIQMMGADRLITLDLHTNAIEGFYKIPVDPLSSLKLFLEHIEQSKIKNLCLCSPDFGGIKRVKQYKKNLDADMVVINKERLTANAVAKMEIIGDVTNKNVIIIDDLVDTAGTLCKAADLLIERGAKSVRAYCTHGVLSDPAIQNLTNCKIEKLFISDTVMESVDNPKIEVITCAPVLATAIENIISNKSLSQL; translated from the coding sequence ATGGAAAACATTGTAAAACTTTACGCCACCAGCACAGCCGGGAAATTGGGAGAGGCAATTGCGAAGCAGCTTGGCTATCCTCTTCACACCACACAGGTAGAGAAATTTTCAGATGGTGAATTGTTTGTAAAATTCAATGAGAGCATTCGTGGCAACGTCATTTTTCTTATAGGAAAAGTCAACATGCCTTATGAACATTTTTTTGAATTATTGATGACAATCGATGCGGCCCGCAGATCATCTGCAAAGGAGGTGATCCTTGTCATTCCATATTTACCTCATAGTCGCCAGGAAAGACGTGATGGACAGAGAACAGCCATCTCTTCAAGAATGGTGGCAGACATGATTCAGATGATGGGTGCCGATAGGTTGATCACACTTGATCTTCACACCAATGCAATTGAGGGATTTTATAAAATTCCGGTAGATCCACTTTCTTCTTTAAAACTTTTTCTTGAACACATTGAGCAGTCCAAAATCAAGAACTTGTGCCTGTGCAGTCCTGACTTTGGAGGAATCAAGCGCGTGAAGCAATACAAGAAAAATCTTGATGCTGATATGGTGGTGATCAACAAGGAACGATTGACTGCCAATGCTGTGGCCAAAATGGAGATCATTGGAGATGTGACTAACAAAAATGTGATCATTATTGATGATCTCGTGGATACTGCAGGAACTCTTTGCAAAGCAGCAGATCTTCTCATCGAACGTGGAGCGAAATCAGTAAGAGCGTATTGTACGCACGGTGTGCTAAGTGATCCTGCGATACAGAATCTGACCAACTGTAAAATTGAAAAGCTTTTTATTTCAGATACCGTAATGGAATCTGTTGATAATCCTAAAATTGAAGTGATCACCTGTGCACCAGTACTGGCTACGGCCATCGAGAATATTATTTCCAATAAAAGTCTAAGTCAGTTATGA
- a CDS encoding TonB-dependent receptor: MAEFRDVLRNILFEKIKTGFFFTIVLCAHFPSIAQTSEGNNRDTLTHKQLEEVIISSVRASSQMPVTEFTLKREEIKVNYTGQEMAVILARTPSFTWYSDGGHYTGYSTMRLRGIDQTRINFTLNGVPLNEPEDQGAYFSNYPDFLNNVQSIQVQRGVGTSTNGTTSYAGSVNFESPSLLDSAGGEIQLSYGSYRTSQLSAQYHTGLLKNKTAFYFRYSNTATDGFRDHSGTQGHSLFFGGGYFGKKSILKLTGFSGGSNSSQAYLATSKTDLEADYRINYLRPDERDDFMQTLIMLQYSATLSQYSYLQASGYYNYLSGNYEVYSDPDKLNFALQSDFWGGMANYQLEKNNINLNIGIHANQYHRKHALRVRPDLSQNLYLNDGKKTEASAFVQIIYTIDKLSLFADVQVRTVKFDYVADESVTLPFESVTWNFLNPKVGASLQLDPHRKVYVSVGKTTREPTRNDMFAGYDNIDAVNYSEVSDFTKVKPESVIDAEAGMKFSFVNFSLDANVYSMHFTNEIAAIGQLSYIGLPLRKNVPSSFRNGLEISMHARLLDKITFDTQANLSHNRIDEYTSESDNMTYKNVSPLLAPAAVINQSIGYSVTSKFDIEANVRYSDRSYLTNTNDENFTVASSLITNASMKVKIASHHTLTLMVNNLFDEKYYTAGYVANNESHYFAMATRNYYVTLNLKF, from the coding sequence ATGGCGGAGTTTAGGGACGTTTTAAGAAATATCCTTTTCGAAAAGATCAAAACCGGTTTCTTTTTCACCATCGTGCTATGTGCACACTTTCCATCCATTGCTCAAACATCAGAGGGAAATAATCGGGATACGCTTACACACAAACAACTCGAGGAAGTTATCATTTCAAGTGTGCGAGCCAGCAGTCAGATGCCGGTGACAGAGTTCACGCTTAAGCGAGAAGAGATAAAAGTAAATTATACAGGGCAGGAGATGGCAGTGATACTTGCAAGAACTCCCTCTTTTACCTGGTATTCTGATGGGGGTCACTATACAGGATACTCAACGATGCGTCTTCGCGGAATAGACCAGACCCGCATCAATTTCACATTGAATGGTGTACCCTTGAATGAACCGGAAGATCAGGGTGCTTACTTTTCAAACTATCCTGACTTTTTAAATAACGTTCAGTCTATTCAGGTGCAGCGCGGCGTTGGAACAAGTACCAATGGCACAACGTCTTATGCTGGCTCTGTCAATTTTGAATCACCATCATTGCTCGATTCAGCAGGTGGTGAAATTCAATTAAGCTATGGTTCGTATCGTACTTCGCAACTTAGTGCTCAATATCATACTGGCTTATTGAAGAACAAGACAGCATTTTATTTCCGCTACTCCAATACTGCAACGGATGGTTTCAGAGATCATTCAGGCACACAAGGTCATTCACTGTTTTTTGGTGGAGGATATTTTGGTAAAAAATCCATTCTGAAACTTACCGGCTTCAGTGGAGGATCAAACAGTAGTCAGGCGTATCTGGCGACCAGCAAGACGGACCTTGAAGCAGATTATCGAATCAACTATTTAAGACCGGATGAACGGGATGATTTTATGCAAACCCTGATCATGCTTCAGTATTCAGCAACACTTTCACAGTATAGTTATTTGCAGGCAAGTGGATATTACAATTACCTCAGCGGCAATTATGAGGTGTATTCTGATCCGGACAAATTGAACTTTGCTCTTCAGTCTGATTTCTGGGGAGGAATGGCAAACTATCAGTTGGAGAAGAATAATATCAACCTGAACATTGGCATCCATGCAAATCAATATCATCGAAAGCATGCTCTGCGTGTGCGACCGGATCTCAGCCAGAATCTTTATCTCAACGATGGGAAGAAAACAGAGGCCTCAGCATTTGTACAGATTATCTACACGATCGATAAACTTTCATTGTTTGCCGATGTTCAGGTCAGGACTGTTAAGTTTGACTATGTGGCCGACGAAAGTGTCACACTGCCATTTGAAAGTGTTACCTGGAATTTTCTCAATCCTAAAGTAGGAGCTTCTCTTCAACTGGACCCTCATCGTAAAGTATATGTTTCTGTTGGGAAAACAACGCGTGAACCAACCCGCAATGATATGTTTGCAGGGTATGATAACATTGACGCCGTAAATTATTCTGAAGTTTCCGATTTCACGAAAGTGAAACCAGAGTCAGTAATTGATGCGGAGGCTGGAATGAAATTCAGTTTTGTGAATTTTTCCCTTGATGCAAATGTTTACTCCATGCATTTTACAAATGAAATTGCAGCCATTGGCCAGTTGAGTTATATCGGACTGCCTTTAAGAAAAAATGTTCCATCGAGTTTCAGAAATGGCCTGGAAATCTCTATGCATGCAAGACTTTTAGATAAAATTACTTTTGACACTCAGGCAAACCTCAGTCACAATCGTATTGATGAATACACTTCTGAATCAGACAATATGACCTATAAAAATGTAAGTCCTCTGCTGGCTCCAGCCGCGGTGATCAATCAATCGATTGGATATAGTGTCACCAGCAAATTTGATATTGAAGCGAATGTCCGTTACTCCGATCGCTCTTATCTGACAAATACCAACGATGAGAACTTTACGGTGGCTTCATCCCTTATCACCAATGCCTCAATGAAAGTGAAAATAGCAAGCCATCACACCCTGACATTGATGGTCAATAATCTTTTTGATGAGAAGTATTATACAGCGGGATATGTAGCCAACAACGAATCACACTATTTTGCAATGGCGACAAGAAATTATTATGTAACGTTGAATTTAAAATTCTAA
- a CDS encoding nicotinamide mononucleotide transporter, whose translation MSAIEIGAVIFSLLSVGFAIRRSVWNWPLGIIGVALYLVLFYEVKLFADMILQAVFVVQGIYGWYLWTKNRNIDHIVNVAVLNLKQRLLITVAIVMFSILWAEALIRYTEASMPYVDALASTLSFAATWTMARRKIECWILWITADIIYIGLFWYKELFLSSGIYTLFLVLAVIGFIRWNKNLINTASH comes from the coding sequence ATGTCAGCGATAGAAATTGGTGCAGTAATATTCAGTCTTTTGTCAGTAGGCTTTGCAATTCGCAGGAGTGTATGGAACTGGCCTCTCGGGATTATCGGTGTGGCATTATATCTGGTCCTGTTTTATGAGGTGAAGCTCTTTGCAGATATGATCCTCCAGGCAGTCTTTGTTGTTCAGGGAATTTATGGATGGTATCTGTGGACAAAAAACAGGAACATAGATCACATTGTTAATGTCGCAGTGTTAAATCTTAAACAGAGACTGCTGATTACTGTAGCAATTGTTATGTTTTCAATTTTGTGGGCAGAAGCACTTATAAGATATACGGAGGCTTCTATGCCATATGTTGATGCATTAGCATCTACCCTAAGCTTTGCAGCTACATGGACCATGGCCCGAAGAAAAATTGAATGCTGGATATTGTGGATAACTGCTGACATTATATACATTGGTTTGTTTTGGTATAAAGAACTATTTCTTTCATCGGGTATCTACACATTATTTCTGGTGCTCGCTGTTATCGGATTTATCAGATGGAACAAAAACCTTATCAATACGGCTTCACATTAG
- a CDS encoding transferase translates to MFLLIPGRHQLLTNFQFEYISGLLQKGSEVKDIEGKLLGNERIEAIIFAVTSANHSNTRRNPLAFYLRALMIESFGRDLNVPCFIYGIDDVGSVMNFSQYTLKRIHHESEGMFDLTPENTWVICSTPVLEMYERDGFRILPAELRDRKGWKHHTVLPWDVVETIASDTMWFENKIIYSKMHSSSINVWNKYRLGEKVRLLFRDKMISDDGDITTTRDYNTYVRQMDEIAGLKYNDTAPYLKPGRIGDIGCAVGSWIKLACEDERFRESDFYGIEVARHLFDICQQRKSNGEFKNPFIFFSQRNAVTGLVFDRNSMNTIHTSSLTHEIESYGSRADLLSFIKNRFEELAPGGVWVNRDVVGPANKHQTVLMKLNDTDGRNEDFDKTFSTREVLADYLKGLSTYGRFKRFVLDFRKKEGYRLKYEPVEMNGSEYFRLELKDACEFMSRKDYCDNWESEMHETFCFWDVDEWKDHLKEVGFSISEKSKAYTNEWIVANRLEGKVDLLNDSFHNVPFPVTNMMMIAVKN, encoded by the coding sequence ATGTTTTTATTAATCCCCGGTCGTCACCAGCTTCTTACAAATTTTCAGTTTGAATACATTTCCGGGCTTTTACAGAAAGGATCAGAGGTAAAAGATATTGAAGGCAAATTGTTGGGGAATGAAAGGATTGAGGCGATCATCTTTGCCGTCACTTCTGCCAATCACAGCAATACCCGCAGGAATCCATTGGCGTTTTATCTTCGCGCGTTGATGATTGAAAGCTTTGGAAGGGATCTGAATGTTCCGTGCTTTATTTATGGCATCGATGATGTGGGTAGTGTGATGAATTTTTCTCAGTACACCCTCAAAAGAATTCATCACGAAAGTGAAGGGATGTTTGATCTCACTCCGGAGAATACATGGGTAATCTGCTCAACACCAGTTTTGGAAATGTATGAGCGGGATGGATTCAGAATACTTCCGGCTGAGCTTCGCGATCGCAAAGGATGGAAGCATCATACAGTGCTTCCATGGGATGTAGTAGAAACAATTGCATCTGATACGATGTGGTTTGAGAATAAAATCATTTATTCAAAAATGCATTCCTCTTCCATCAATGTCTGGAATAAATACCGCTTGGGTGAAAAGGTGCGATTGCTTTTCCGGGATAAGATGATTAGCGATGATGGAGACATTACAACCACCCGGGATTACAATACTTATGTTCGGCAGATGGATGAGATCGCCGGACTGAAATATAATGACACAGCTCCTTACTTAAAACCCGGGAGAATCGGAGACATCGGATGTGCGGTGGGTTCCTGGATCAAGCTTGCCTGTGAAGATGAACGCTTTCGCGAATCTGATTTTTATGGAATAGAAGTAGCGCGTCATTTGTTTGATATTTGCCAGCAGCGCAAGAGTAATGGTGAATTCAAGAATCCGTTTATTTTTTTCTCTCAGAGAAATGCTGTGACCGGCCTGGTGTTTGATCGGAATTCTATGAACACAATTCACACATCATCACTCACTCATGAAATTGAATCGTATGGAAGTCGCGCAGACCTGTTGTCATTTATTAAAAATCGTTTTGAAGAGCTGGCTCCTGGAGGAGTGTGGGTAAATCGTGATGTGGTAGGGCCAGCAAATAAACATCAGACGGTATTGATGAAACTGAATGATACCGATGGCCGCAATGAAGATTTTGACAAGACTTTTTCGACACGTGAAGTGTTAGCGGATTATTTAAAAGGCCTTTCAACCTATGGACGTTTCAAAAGATTTGTTCTTGATTTCAGGAAGAAGGAGGGATATCGTCTGAAGTATGAACCAGTTGAGATGAACGGCTCAGAATATTTTCGGTTAGAATTGAAAGATGCCTGCGAGTTTATGAGTCGAAAGGACTATTGCGACAATTGGGAAAGTGAAATGCATGAGACGTTTTGCTTTTGGGATGTTGATGAATGGAAGGATCACTTGAAAGAGGTAGGGTTTTCCATATCAGAGAAATCAAAAGCTTATACCAATGAATGGATTGTAGCGAACAGGCTGGAAGGAAAGGTTGATTTGCTGAATGACTCTTTTCATAACGTACCCTTTCCGGTTACAAACATGATGATGATTGCAGTGAAGAATTAA
- a CDS encoding efflux RND transporter periplasmic adaptor subunit has protein sequence MRLVRNFTVILIFSSFFISGCNSKKDASTQGAARRNSGPISVEGFIVNQSTVSEDVEVPGTLLPAEETQIRAEVSGRIIQLNLPEGTIVPKGFLLVKLFDQDLQAQLKKLQVQLEIAVKTVERQRELLTINGISQQDFDLSALNVDNLKADIQTIRISISKTEIRAPYEGQIGLRSVSLGAYLSPTDIITSLRDIKQLKLEFSVPEKYAQNIAKGYTVKFTVDGGKKEHRAIVLATEGNVEQNTRTLKIRAIVSEKDNELVPGVFAKVNLQLGEDSVALMIPTQSIIPQARNKQVIVFKKDSARFTVVETGIRDSAYIQVLKGLRAGDTVVTTGLMAIRPNVKLKVTKVKRLPK, from the coding sequence ATGCGATTGGTAAGGAATTTTACTGTGATTTTAATTTTTTCATCCTTCTTCATTTCGGGATGTAATTCCAAGAAAGATGCATCCACCCAGGGTGCTGCGCGACGGAATTCAGGTCCTATTTCTGTTGAGGGATTTATCGTCAATCAGAGTACCGTTAGTGAAGACGTTGAAGTACCCGGAACACTGCTGCCAGCAGAAGAGACTCAGATCCGTGCCGAAGTAAGCGGTCGTATCATCCAGCTTAACCTTCCGGAAGGAACCATTGTCCCCAAAGGATTTTTGCTGGTTAAACTTTTTGATCAGGACTTACAGGCTCAGTTAAAAAAATTACAAGTACAGTTGGAGATCGCAGTAAAAACTGTTGAACGCCAACGTGAATTGCTAACCATCAACGGTATCAGTCAGCAGGATTTTGACCTGAGTGCTTTGAATGTAGATAATCTCAAAGCAGATATTCAAACCATAAGAATTTCCATTTCAAAAACAGAGATACGCGCTCCTTATGAAGGTCAAATTGGTCTTCGCAGTGTGAGTCTGGGGGCTTACTTATCACCAACAGATATCATCACTTCTCTTCGGGATATCAAACAATTGAAGTTAGAATTTTCAGTTCCTGAAAAATATGCTCAAAACATTGCGAAAGGATATACAGTAAAGTTCACAGTGGATGGAGGAAAAAAAGAACACAGAGCGATTGTATTGGCTACAGAAGGAAATGTTGAACAGAACACCCGCACGCTGAAGATCAGAGCAATAGTTTCTGAGAAAGACAATGAACTTGTTCCGGGAGTATTTGCTAAAGTTAATCTTCAATTAGGCGAGGACTCTGTTGCATTAATGATTCCAACACAATCCATCATTCCGCAAGCACGCAACAAACAAGTGATTGTTTTCAAAAAAGACAGTGCCCGCTTCACTGTAGTTGAAACCGGAATTCGTGATTCCGCTTACATACAGGTGTTGAAAGGATTGCGTGCAGGTGACACTGTCGTTACCACTGGTCTAATGGCGATCCGACCTAACGTTAAGTTAAAAGTTACAAAAGTGAAGCGCTTACCAAAATAG
- a CDS encoding AAA family ATPase, which translates to MEQKPYQYGFTLGKFMPPHEGHLQLIAEAEKYVRNLYILVGTLEREPIPGELRFQWMEELNPNHTVIHITDDLPSYPHEHPDFWKIWTAVFKKYLPVEPEVFFCGEDYGDEVAQHLRIKHIRVDRTRFPIVISATEIRLNPFLHWDMIPAVVKPYFVKRIVLTGPESTGKTTLAQKLAEHFNTNWVEEYGHEHFDKVNGKLVREDFLIIARTQMEREDQKAKISNRLLFCDTDLMVTQIFGELYLNESLSWIMNASKQRKYDLFLLMDIDVPWIDDGTREFPHFRQQHFDRLKKELELRGLPYVVVSGNYEERFQHAIEAVDRLMK; encoded by the coding sequence ATGGAACAAAAACCTTATCAATACGGCTTCACATTAGGTAAATTCATGCCTCCCCATGAGGGACATCTCCAGTTGATCGCGGAGGCTGAAAAGTATGTCCGGAATCTTTACATCCTGGTAGGTACGCTTGAAAGAGAACCAATACCGGGTGAATTGAGATTTCAGTGGATGGAGGAATTGAATCCGAATCATACCGTTATCCACATCACTGATGATCTTCCATCGTATCCGCATGAGCATCCTGACTTCTGGAAAATCTGGACAGCAGTTTTCAAAAAGTATTTACCGGTAGAGCCTGAAGTATTCTTTTGTGGAGAAGATTATGGAGATGAGGTGGCGCAGCATCTTCGTATCAAGCATATACGCGTTGACAGAACCAGATTTCCAATCGTAATTTCTGCCACTGAGATCAGATTAAACCCATTTCTTCACTGGGATATGATACCCGCAGTTGTTAAGCCTTACTTTGTGAAGAGGATTGTTCTCACAGGGCCGGAGTCTACAGGTAAGACAACTCTGGCTCAGAAACTGGCGGAGCACTTTAATACCAATTGGGTGGAGGAGTATGGGCATGAGCATTTTGATAAGGTCAATGGGAAATTGGTACGGGAAGATTTTCTCATCATAGCGAGAACGCAAATGGAGAGAGAAGATCAGAAAGCAAAGATATCAAACAGACTTTTGTTTTGTGATACAGACCTGATGGTAACTCAGATCTTTGGCGAGCTTTACCTTAATGAAAGTCTTTCATGGATCATGAACGCGAGCAAGCAAAGAAAGTACGACCTGTTTTTGCTGATGGATATTGATGTTCCATGGATCGATGATGGAACACGGGAGTTTCCACATTTCCGTCAGCAGCACTTCGACAGGCTTAAAAAGGAATTGGAGTTGCGTGGTCTTCCTTACGTTGTCGTTTCGGGAAACTATGAGGAGAGATTTCAGCACGCAATAGAAGCTGTTGACAGACTAATGAAGTGA
- a CDS encoding nicotinate phosphoribosyltransferase produces MKTQNLLLLADAYKYSHYNLYAPGTTKIYSYLESRGGIFDSTVFYGLQYYLKEYLQGPAFTKENIDEAEEILNGVFGRKGVFKRENFDHILQQYGGNLPVRIKAVPEGTIVPVKNALMTIENTDPKCFWLTNFLETLLMQVWYPSTVATLSHEIRKIVEMNFDQTASEESKNSIDFVLNDFGFRGVSSVESAGLGGSAHLLNFMGSDTVYASLVAKKYYEAKKVYGMSVPATEHSIMTLKGVNGEKEIFENLLNAYPDGILSVVSDSYNIFNAVGELWGNEFKDRILQRNGTLVIRPDSGDPVQTLLKVFEILFERFGFTINSKGYRVLPKQVRVIQGDGIDHDSIQSIYEALKRNGISAENLLLGMGGALLQKVNRDTQKFALKCSYAEVGGQKIDVRKSPMEINENGEMIQSFKASKAGRLKLIQTQEGLKTIAESNPGEDVMKTVFENGELKKTYTFEQIRDRVNTETLVTA; encoded by the coding sequence ATGAAAACGCAAAATCTTTTATTACTCGCAGACGCCTACAAATATTCACACTATAACTTATATGCACCCGGCACAACTAAAATTTATTCATACCTGGAAAGTCGTGGAGGAATATTTGATTCCACAGTTTTTTATGGACTTCAATATTATCTCAAGGAGTATTTGCAAGGTCCGGCATTCACAAAAGAGAACATTGATGAAGCCGAAGAGATTTTAAATGGAGTCTTTGGAAGAAAAGGGGTTTTTAAAAGAGAGAATTTCGATCACATCCTTCAACAATATGGTGGGAATCTTCCGGTACGGATCAAGGCGGTGCCAGAAGGGACAATCGTTCCAGTAAAGAACGCATTGATGACTATTGAAAATACTGATCCGAAATGTTTCTGGCTCACCAATTTCCTGGAGACACTGCTTATGCAGGTATGGTACCCATCCACGGTTGCTACGTTATCACACGAGATCAGAAAAATTGTTGAAATGAATTTTGATCAAACAGCTTCTGAAGAATCAAAAAACTCGATCGACTTTGTTTTAAATGATTTTGGCTTTCGCGGAGTAAGCTCTGTTGAAAGTGCAGGACTCGGTGGCTCTGCGCATCTGCTGAATTTCATGGGAAGTGACACAGTATATGCATCATTAGTTGCCAAGAAGTATTATGAAGCAAAGAAAGTCTACGGTATGTCTGTTCCTGCTACCGAGCACTCTATCATGACATTAAAAGGTGTAAATGGAGAGAAAGAGATTTTTGAAAACCTTTTGAATGCTTATCCTGATGGAATACTTTCTGTAGTAAGTGATTCTTACAATATTTTTAATGCAGTCGGTGAACTATGGGGAAATGAATTTAAAGACAGAATTCTTCAACGCAACGGAACACTCGTCATCCGCCCTGATTCAGGAGATCCTGTTCAAACTTTGCTGAAAGTATTTGAAATTCTGTTTGAGCGATTTGGATTCACTATCAATAGCAAAGGTTACCGTGTATTGCCCAAACAGGTAAGAGTTATTCAGGGAGATGGAATCGATCATGATTCTATTCAATCAATTTACGAAGCACTTAAAAGAAATGGTATCTCTGCTGAAAACCTGCTATTAGGAATGGGAGGAGCATTATTACAGAAGGTCAATCGCGATACTCAGAAATTTGCCCTCAAGTGTTCTTATGCGGAAGTCGGTGGACAGAAGATTGATGTTCGAAAATCTCCTATGGAAATAAATGAAAACGGTGAGATGATACAATCATTCAAAGCCTCAAAAGCAGGAAGATTGAAATTGATTCAGACACAGGAAGGATTGAAAACTATCGCAGAAAGCAATCCGGGAGAAGATGTCATGAAAACAGTCTTTGAAAACGGCGAACTCAAAAAGACCTATACGTTTGAACAAATACGTGATCGCGTCAATACTGAAACACTTGTAACTGCCTGA
- a CDS encoding NUDIX domain-containing protein has translation MNSIGVIVARFQSPYLHEGHKALLQSVKKDHNRIVIVLGVSPVRSSRRNPLDFHTREKMIKKEFPEVVVLPIPDHPLDNKWSQNLDTLLTNSFPGSKFKLYGSRKSFIPHYTGKSDVVELPETGEHSATLIREQISDRVLDTEEFRTGIIYACSNVYEKVYPTVDIAVFRNQKAEMLMGRKTIDNKWRLLGGFADPTDESFENAARRELTEECGPIEITDMIYEKSFRVNDWRYRSEVDKIITTLFSTDFINGNPMGSDDIAEVRWFRLAEVAALMEQHDTAEEHYPQLSLLMNKYNSK, from the coding sequence ATGAATAGCATTGGAGTAATAGTAGCCCGGTTTCAGTCGCCGTACCTGCACGAAGGACACAAAGCCCTTTTGCAGTCGGTGAAAAAGGATCATAACAGGATTGTCATTGTACTCGGCGTTTCACCGGTTCGGAGCAGCCGGAGAAATCCACTTGACTTTCACACCCGCGAAAAAATGATCAAGAAGGAATTCCCGGAAGTAGTAGTGCTTCCCATTCCGGATCATCCATTGGATAATAAATGGTCACAAAATCTTGACACACTATTAACCAATTCATTTCCAGGATCAAAGTTTAAATTATATGGAAGCCGCAAGAGTTTTATTCCGCATTATACCGGAAAGTCCGATGTAGTGGAGTTACCGGAAACGGGGGAGCATAGTGCTACCCTGATCCGTGAACAAATCAGCGACAGAGTGCTGGACACAGAGGAGTTCAGAACAGGAATCATCTACGCTTGTTCAAACGTCTATGAAAAAGTTTATCCTACTGTTGACATCGCTGTTTTCAGAAACCAAAAAGCTGAAATGCTGATGGGTAGAAAGACGATTGATAATAAGTGGAGACTTCTTGGAGGCTTTGCAGATCCTACTGATGAAAGTTTTGAAAATGCTGCCAGAAGGGAACTTACAGAAGAGTGTGGACCGATCGAAATAACGGACATGATCTATGAAAAGTCCTTTCGTGTGAACGACTGGAGATACCGCTCCGAGGTTGATAAGATCATCACAACACTGTTTTCCACCGATTTTATCAATGGAAACCCAATGGGAAGCGATGATATCGCAGAAGTACGATGGTTCAGGCTCGCAGAAGTTGCCGCCCTGATGGAACAGCATGACACTGCTGAAGAGCATTACCCTCAACTTTCTTTATTAATGAACAAGTACAATTCTAAATAA
- a CDS encoding NUDIX hydrolase encodes MQAIKISVDAVVFGYDPVEGVSVLLITRKFEPFQKFWALPGGLVKNDESLEEAVHRELKEEAGIDVNYLEQLYSFGKPERDPRNRVISVAYYGLVRPKDFHISAQTDAEDVAWFNIRKLPKLAFDHKQIVDLAIKRLQGKIAYEPIGFELLDKKFPFSDLEKLYQALLGRDLDRRNFKKKIIGYGFLEELEESVQRGVGRPAALYQFNKKKYFELKESGYNFDLFL; translated from the coding sequence ATGCAGGCAATTAAAATCTCAGTGGATGCGGTGGTCTTTGGCTATGATCCCGTTGAAGGAGTTTCAGTACTTCTCATTACACGCAAGTTTGAGCCATTTCAGAAATTCTGGGCACTGCCCGGGGGTCTTGTAAAAAATGATGAGTCATTGGAGGAAGCAGTTCATCGTGAATTGAAGGAGGAAGCTGGAATAGATGTCAACTATCTTGAACAACTGTACTCTTTCGGTAAACCTGAACGCGATCCAAGGAACAGGGTGATCTCTGTTGCTTACTATGGTTTGGTGCGACCAAAAGACTTTCACATTTCAGCGCAGACTGATGCAGAAGACGTAGCATGGTTCAATATCAGAAAGCTTCCGAAACTTGCGTTTGATCATAAGCAGATTGTTGATCTCGCTATAAAGAGATTGCAAGGGAAGATTGCATATGAACCAATAGGCTTTGAATTGCTGGATAAGAAATTCCCGTTCTCAGATCTTGAGAAATTGTATCAGGCACTTCTTGGAAGAGATCTTGATAGAAGAAATTTCAAGAAGAAGATCATCGGCTATGGCTTTCTGGAAGAGCTGGAGGAGAGTGTGCAAAGAGGCGTAGGCCGGCCTGCGGCACTCTATCAGTTTAACAAAAAGAAATATTTTGAGCTAAAAGAAAGCGGCTACAACTTCGATCTTTTCCTTTGA